One genomic segment of Chelonia mydas isolate rCheMyd1 chromosome 1, rCheMyd1.pri.v2, whole genome shotgun sequence includes these proteins:
- the LOC102941298 gene encoding putative olfactory receptor 52P1: MASFNLAPSDASTFILMGIPGLETAHIMISIPFSTFYIIGLLGNFTILFVVGKEQTLHKPMYLLICMLALTDISRSTSTVPKALCIFWFNLKYITVNGCLTQMFFHHVFSLMHSSILVTMAFDRYVAICNPLRYATILTNARIAKLGLVGLTRAVLFILPLPLLLSRQPFCANHVIPHTYCEHIALVKMSCGDITFNGTWNFVLVFVIIGLDLPLIALSYGLIIRAVFRISSKEAHQKALNTCTTHTWVILTSYTPPLFSNLTHQFGQGIAPHVHIILANLYFLIPPMLNPIIYGVKNKELCDKVVKYIYRM, translated from the coding sequence ATGGCATCTTTCAACCTCGCCCCCTCTGATGCTTCAACATTCATCCTAATGGGCATCCCTGGCTTGGAAACTGCCCACATCAtgatttccatccctttctctacATTCTACATTATTGGGCTGTTGGGAAATTTCACAATTCTGTttgttgtaggcaaagagcagaccCTGCACAAGCCGATGTACCTGCTGATCTGCATGCTGGCGCTCACAGATATCAGCAGGTCGACCTCCACTGTGCCTaaggcactgtgtatattttggttcaatttgaaatACATCACTGTGAatggctgcctcacccagatgttcttccaTCATGTTTTTTCTCTTATGCACTCATCCATCCTTGTGACAATGGCCTTTGATCGCTACgttgccatatgtaaccctctgagatacgccaccatcctcaccaacgCACGAATAGCTAAGCTAGGGCTAGTGGGTTTGACACGAGCTGTACTCttcattctgcccctgcccctgctcctgagcaggcaGCCATTCTGTGCCAACCATGTTATCCCCCACACGTACTGCGAGCACATAGCTCTGGTGAAGATGTCATGTGGGGACATTACATTCAACGGGACATGGAACTTTGTGTTAGTGTTTGTAATCATCGGGTTAGACCTGCCGCTGATTGCCCTGTCCTATGGTCTGATCATCAGGGCTGTCTTCAGAATCTCCTCCAAGGAAGCCCACCAGAAAGCCCTCAACACCTGCACAACCCACACCTGGGTGATTCTGACCTCTTATACTCCCCCCCTCTTCTCTAACCTGACACATCAGTTCGGTCAGGGCATCGCTCCCCATGTTCACATCATCTTGGCCAACCTCTATTTCCTCATCCCCCCTATGCTCAACCCTATCATTTATGGGGTCAAAAACAAGGAGCTTTGTGACAAAGTGGTTAAATACATCTACAGAATGTGA